CTGCGTGTATCAGAGCATATAACTGGATGAAAATGGTTAACCATATGAGTGATCATGCGCAGACTTAGTCAACGCCTCGTATCGATAAAATTGTCATGGAGGTAGAGTGAAGGCCATTGGTGGTTTTACGATAGCACAACATATATATTCTATGAATTGGACTGCATTTAGTGACGTCGTGGTGAATATTTGAGTTCTGCAACTTTGAATAACTAGACTTCGATTATGATTTAACTCACGATGAGAAATTGTATCTGCGCCACTTTATCGTTTGCTCCATTTAGAACTGAACACGACACAATAATAAGGTTTTCAATGTTTAAGAAACTATCACTTAAAAACAAACTCGCGATATCAGCGAGTGCGGCCATTATCATCGGGGGATTATTGGTCGAAGCGCTTTCATTTAACGCTTCCCTAAGTCGTATGGATGCAGAGGTTGAACAGCGCCTTGAGAGTACAACAGCCTCTTACAATCAATACGTAACGGACTGGTTACTATCAAAAGAGCGAGCCTTGACTTCACTTTCTCAAGATGTCGATAAGGCCGCCATTGTTACGCATCTCCAACAGGTCCGTCACTCGGCGGCGTTTGACAATGTATTCTTAGCCTACCCAGATGGCAGTCAAGACAATGCGAATGGTGTTGTGCTCCCACCGGGGAATGATGATCCGCGTCAGTGGGGCTGGTACATCAATGCTGTCGCAGACCCTAGCAAAGTCTTTATGGATAACCCAACCGTTGCCGCCGCGACTGGCGCCAACGTGGTCTCACTGGGTAAGGCGCTCACGCTACATGGTCAACAAGTGGTACTGGGGGCGGATGTTGAGATCACTGATATTCTAAACAGCATGGACAAAGTGATCCTTCCGGGTGACGGTTACATGTTCATTGCCAATGAGAAAGGTAATATCTTTACTCATAAGGATACTAAGCTTCTCAACCAATCCGTTAGTCAGCTAGGTTTGGATTTTAACACGATTCAAAACGCTGCACGTAGTGGTCACGATGAGTCGATTTTAATCGGTGGGGAAGAGTATGTTCTGTATGCTCAGCAAATTGATGGGACAGCACTCACAACAGTGACCATTATCAACTACGGTTCCTTGGTCGCGCCTTTGTTTGATGCGGTATGGGGGCAAGTGTTAGCAACTGCTATTGTTGTGGTGGTGTGTACTCTTCTGTTCAACCTATTGTGTAGCATCCTATTTAGACCGTTAAATAACGTGTCTCAAGCATTAGAACAGATAGCCAATGGTAGTGGTGACCTGACTCAGCGTATTGAAGTGGAAAGTGGTGACGAGGTAGGTCATTTGGCGCACAATTTCAATATCTTTGTGGGCAGCCTGCAACAATTGATCGGTCATATTCGTGAGCAAGCGCACCTCATCAATGAACAGTCCGACAACAACACGCAGCGTTCGAACAGCGCGGTGTCAGAGATCCATCAACAACAGCAAGAGATCACGATGGTCGCAACCGCGGTGACGGAGTTAGCAAGTGCTACGCGAGAAATCGCCTCTCACGCAGAGCAAACTGCCCACGCAGCTCAGGGGTCAACGGTGAGCACGAACGATGGACAGTCTTTAGTTCAACATACTAAGGGATCCATTAACAACCTAGCCACTGAGCTTTCAGAAGCGAGCTCCGTTATTAGCGAGTTGGATCGCCACGCGCAAGAGATTTCAATGGTCCTCTCAACCATTCAAGGCATTGCAGAGCAAACGAACCTGCTGGCTCTCAACGCGGCCATTGAAGCTGCACGTGCGGGTGAGCAAGGTCGCGGTTTTGCCGTGGTGGCGGATGAAGTTCGCGTCCTATCACAGCGCACTCATGCCTCTACCGAAGAGATCAAGGCAACGATTGATACGCTCCAACAAACTACAACGCGCGCGGTAAGCTTAATGGATAGCAGTTCTAACTTGGCCACCACGTCGGTCTCAGATGCTGACCAAGCAACGAAGGCGTTGGGCGAAATTCATGAAGCGGTTTCGTTGATCAGTGATATGGCAACGCAAATTGCGACAGCAGCTGAAGAGCAGACACACGTCACTGGTGAGATCACGCAAAACATTGTCTCTATCAAAGATGTCGCTGATGAGCTTGTTATTAATACCCAAGACAGCTCTCAAGAATCAATCAAGCTGAAACGGCAAGCACAAGAACTGACTGACAAGGTGGCAACGTTCAAACTGTCGTAAAGAAGGTCAGCATTCACAAACGGCGAGGCACGAAGCCTCGCCGTTTTTTTTGGAGAAATATTGTCCCGATGGCTAGAGTCAGCCAGAAATCGCGCACCTACTTCGAATTTGGGGTTGATAGTTAAAGCGTTTTGGCAGTCGTTGTGAACAACTAATCGCTCCGAATGCGTGTGCCAGTTCTGCGCCAGCTCGTTTTTGTTCCAAGCGGCGTTAGAGTAGACGTTTGATGCGCATGGATAGCCTGTTTTCCCCCATCCAATCTAATGCCACTACCGCTCTTTGGTTGACCAAAATGTCAAGCAAGGTATGCCCTGGTGAAACAACGAGCAGATGCATGAAGCCCTAGTAACATGAGCTCGGTAGGGCGCCTCGATAATCGGCAGGAATTTGCAACAGCTCTGCTCTATGTCGCAGTCGGTGACTGATTCACACTCTTGTTTGCCCCTTGAACTGCGCCACACCGACGGATGACCAACGTGACGTCTCCCAATCATCTTGTCTGTGGTTGGTTATTGATTGCTTCTTGTGCAGGGAACGCCCATATCTGAAGAACGTCAGTTTTATTTTCTGCTACTATGATAACAAACCTGGCTCTATTTCTCATATATTTGTTACTATAGTATCAATATTAGCCTGACGCAGCGACGATTCTTGTAAAGGTGTCAATGAAGAAACCATTGGTCGTCTCTTTAAATTGCCATAATAATAGCAATTAATCCGTTTTTTGTGATAAAATTAATACTATAGTAGCAATTTAAGAGGCGTGTATGTTATCTCTTTATACCGCTTATGATGTGCAGATGGAACTCAAAGAGTTTATCAAGTCTGCTCGGAAAAACGATAAACTCAGTGTTCAGAAAATGGCTGACCTCTCTGGCGTGCCTTACGCGACGATCAGAAAGTTTGAGTCAACTGGCAACATCTCATTGCGCCAGTTCCTCATGCTGTATGAGACTGTCGGTGACTTGAAAAAAGTAAAAGAACTGACAAAGTCGTCTAAGCCGGAATTTAAATCAATTGAGGATGTACTTCGCCATGCTTAAGGCAGCCCTAACCGTAAAACGAACGCTTAGCACAGGTGAGAAGGTACTCGTTGGCAAGCTTGTTGAAAACAGTAAGCAAAGCTTCTTTCAATTTGATGAGGCGTATTTAAGCGGGCACTCCACCTCTCTGGCTCCGTTTAACTTAAAGCCAGATACAAGCCTGCAAGTTGCACCAAAAGAGCCGCATTACGGCATTCATGGGGTGTTTGGGGACAGTCTCCCTGATGGTTGGGGCCTTTATCTTATGGATCGTGTATTTAGACAGAACGGTCATAACCCAAAGGAAGTGACAGCCTTAGAGCGTTTGGCTTACCTCGGTGACAGATGCATGGGGGCGTTGAGCTATGAGCCTGAATTGGACTTATTGGATGAGTCCAAGGAGTCGATTGATATCATTACCCTTGGGCGAGCCGCAATTGAAGAATTTGAAGGCACAGAGTCTGCTTTGCTTGAGCATTTGATGAATACGGGTGGGTCGGGCGGCGCGAGACCCAAAATGAACGTCACGCGTCTAGCGAATGGGCAATATTCAACATTGGATGACGCACTGGGAACAAAGCTTATCGTAAAGCTGACATCTGAAAAATTTGACTTGAAGCACTCTGAATCACTCGTCGAATATTGCTACATGCAGATGGCCCGCAATGTCGGCATAGAGGTTCCTGACTTCCATTTAATCGATGCGGGTCATGGACGGTTTTGGCTAGAGCAGGAGCGATTTGATTGCACAGAGCAGGGGGGGCGAATCCATATGATTTCTGCGTGTGGGTTGTTAGATGCGCCGTTTCGAGAGCCTTCTTTGGACTATGTGGATTTAGTTAAAGCTACGCGCATCATGTGTAGCATCACAGAGTCTCAGAAGCTCATTAAGCGCTGTATGTTTAACTACCTAACGGTTAACCAAGATGATCACAGTAAGAACTTCAGTTTTCTGGCCAGTGACGCCGATAATTGGACGCTATCGCCGTTCTACGACATCGTTTACAGCCCCAACCCTTACAAAGAGCATATGACGGCATTTGGCGGTAATGGTCGGACGCCAAAGAGCGCAATGGACCAGCTAGCCGCTCAGTCGGGGTTGTCTTCAAAGAAAGCGATCATGGTGATGGCAGAGGAAATATTTGAAACAACACGCTCGTTTAGTCATGAGGCCAAACACCTAGGCTTGTCACCTAATCTAATCAAGGAGATTGATAAGGGTATGGTCGAAAAATTTAAGGCTCTGTAAGTATTGGATGAATCCAATTCGCCATGACTTTGTCGGCGATTTGAGGCTTACAGTAGCTGAGGTTATCCGAATTGCCTCTACAACATGACGTTTGTGCTCCTTCGCGTGTCAACGTAATTACTCGGTGTTACATCTTGTCACTGAGCTTGCCATACTTTTTTATATCCCAAATAAAATACCACCGTTTCAGAGGTGGCATTTTGGGGCTTTCAGGAAGAAGCGTGCGTTGTGATTTTAAGACCATCATTTGGCCTATGCAATATGTATGGTACTGCGAATAGACACGCTGAAAGGACTATCTTGCCTGATCTATTTATTAGAGATACCGACTACGTTATGAACATGAACAGATTGCTTTGCTTCAGATAAGAGAAAATTAGCCAATGCTGCTCGGGATATCGCTCTTCCTCCCTCAGGTAATGAACCTTCTGCTTGTCGGTAATCTATCGAGGCTTTGTCATTTAGAAAACCCACTCGTGCAATGGTCCATTCAAGGCCAGAAGATCGGATCGTCTCTTCCATAAGGTTTGCATTCCGAACATTATGCCTAGCAACAAAGCGCAAGATTCGATCAAGCCATTTGTTTGTGGGAAAAAGCAACGCAGTAGAAGTTACTAAAAGTCGATTCACTCCGCAGTCCTGCATAGCGTCTACTATAGCTTTAGCAGACTCAGAGTAGACGGTACAGGCCGCTTTGGTGGGGAGTCGTGGCCCTAAGGTAGAAATAACGAAGTCATGTCCTACGATGATTTTTTTTAGATCATTTGAGTCACAAACGTCTCCCACGTGAACACTTAGCTGCGAATGGGCGATATCGGCCAGTTTATCTTCGGAGCGAACTAACGCTGTGACTGAATCTCCAGCCAGCAAAGCACGATCAAGTATTTCCCGACCTGTTCTTCCATTCGCACCCAATAGTAGTATTTTCATATAGTGAACTTATTGTTAGTTGTTAATCAATCTTTGATGTGGAACTGGCGATAAAGTGAGTTCTATGAGTGATTGAATCGCGCTTCAAACCCATCAAGAAGCATATCGAGTGTCGCCCCAAACTGATCGCCACAGCTTTGTTGACCAACATGGTGCTGTACGTGCTCAATAAAATAGGGAATCAACTCAGGCTCTTCAACAGATTCAAGAAAAGCAGAGGCAACGGACTGAGCATCTTTGGCTTTAACTGGGAACCCGACAGCGTGAAGTGTGAAGCCTTCAATATGAATGACGATGGCATGATAGGCATCACACGCTAGAGGCACTGAAAAGCCACCTTCTCTGAGCACCCTTAGGATCGACTCCATGAACATAAGTTTATTTGGCCCTAGCTTTTGCGTTGACCAGATACTATTCACCCACGCATGCTTCATCAAAATATGGTGCGCTGCAATAGCAATGTCAGTGATAGCCTTCCTCCAGGGATCTCTAGGGTTTGGTTTAGGTATCTTAGCTGCAACCCACTCCACCATTTCATCGAGTAACTCTTCTTTGTTCGAAAAATAGTGATAGATAGACATCGGCCCTGTATTCAGTAGCTTTGCCAACTCACGCATGTTGAGACTGTCAATTCCGTGTTTGTCGGCATACTTCACCGCAACTTGAAGTATGCGCTTCTGAGAGAGTGAGTTTCTAATGTTTGTTTTTACCAAGTCGTCCCCCTAGAGTCGTACATTGTACGTATATTAGTACGCTGTACTAGTTTACGTACAATGTACTAAAGTTTTCAAGAGATATTGTGAAATAAAGGTGATACTGAATAGTCTTACAAGAAAGAAATTGAAGGGATATCGCTGGTTTTCTATATTTAGGGCAATGCGATAATTATCGAATTAAATTGAGGTTCTAACTCATTTCTGTCCGTCAACGCGTCAGTAGTTCTTGTCTGACATTCTGCCGGTATGGTCAACACGTTTGCGCCCCTTTGTCATTCAAGGGTGTTACATTCTCGTTGGTAATGGTATTGGAGAGTGTGGTGGAACTGCGCTACATAACCCGCACTACGGCTTGAATGACGATATTTTGGGTACCGGTATGCGCTTAGTCGAACAGCAATTAGCTAAGTAATCACAACTGGGGAAAAGCATCGACAAAACCTCTGATATGTCGGTGCCACAATGTTTGTGAGTTTCGTTAGTTCCGGAGCTGCCTTCGTGAACAGATATACTTAAGCATTGTTGTTGAACTAACTATGGTTCCAGTGGATTTGAACTGTGCTATCAAACATTACCGATTTTCCATATTTTAGTAATTCACTGCTAGTTAATCTTCAAACTCACGTAAATGGTTTTTGCCCCATTCTAAGCTGGATAATCTTTGTTTATTATCAGTTTTTCATTCCTGCCATTTAGCAAAGTGGTCGAGTAAAAAGTCGATCGCTAGCCGTGCTCTCAATGGTAAAAAATGCCGGTTTTGGTAAACAATCCAACTGCTGTTTCCACTTCCCCAATAGGTTTCCAGAATTGGCACTAAGCGTCCTGATGAAATTGCATCGTTAAAGCTGCTTTTCGGTAGGTACGCCACGCCTAACCCTTCTTCACACGCTTGTACAACGGAATAGGCATTATTGCTCTTCCATCTGCCTTGTACTTTCACACCATCTAATGGTTTACCTTCTTTTTGAAATTGCCAAACATCTTTATTGGCAACAATGCAACTGTGACGCTTTAGCTGCTCGGGGTGCGCTGGCAACCCATAATGATCAATGTAACTTTGACTAGCCGCCGCGGCCATTGGCCTGTCTACTAACTTTCTCGCCACCAGCCCCGAATCGCTCAGTCGTCCATAACGAATAGCGAAATCAAAACCATCTTCAATAAAATTAACCATACTGGTATTGAAGTTGATTTCTATCGTTAAATTGGGGTGTTGTTTGGCAAACTGCATCAACGCTGGGGCCACGTAGTTTTCAGAAAACGCGCCAGCTGCGCTCACTCTTAGCGTGCCACTCAATTGCGTTTGTTGTGTCGTAAGTTGCTCGTTGGCTTGCTGCAACCCAATGACTAGCTCCTTACACTGCTGGTAATACGCTTGCCCTGATTCCGTTAAGCTCACCATTCTTGTCGAACGCGCTAACAAGGCGACGCCTAATCGCTCCTCTAACCTTGTCACTTGCCGGCTAACGTGGCTCGTACTGCAACCTAACTGTTTTGCTGCTGCTGAAAACCCTCCGCTCTCTGCAACCGAAACAAACTCGTTGATGCCTTCAAAACTCTCCATGCTCACCTTTGCTATATAGCAATAATGTTTTCTCAATTTAGTGGATTATCACTCATTTGTTTGGTTATTAATATAAAGGTGTTCAACAAATACACATAAGCCATAAAGGAAATCATCATGAAGAAAGTACTCATTATTGTGACTAACCATGCGACGCTAGGCGAAACGGATCAAGCCAACGGTACTTACGCACCGGAGCTTACTCATGCACTTAGCGAGCTACTGGGGGCAGGCTTTGATTACGACATAGCTTCAATCAAAGGCGGCCAAGCTCCGCTATATGGAACGGATATCGAAGGTGACGCAGTCAATGCAAAAGTCTTAGCGGATGACGATTTCCAAAACCGTATCAACAACACAATTCCAGTGTCACAGGTCAACGGTGACAGCTATGACGCTATCTTCTACCCAGGTGGCTTTGGTCTTCTTTCTGACTTGGCGAGCAACGAAGACTTTGCAAAAATTTCGGCTAAGCATTATGAGGATGGCGGCATTGTAGCGGCCGTGTGCCATGGTCCAGGTGCTCTGCTGCCAGTTACGCTGAGCAATGGCGAAAAGCTACTTGCGTCTAAGTCAGTGACAGGTTTCACGCGCGAAGAAGAGATCGATTTTGGCACTATTAATGACATTCCTTTCCTATTGGAAGAGTCTTTGGCACGCGGTGCGGCGCGTTATTCTAAAGTGCAGCCTTGGCAAGAACTTGTGATTGTCGATGATCGAGTTGTCACAGGTCAGAACCCAACCAGTGCGTACGGCGTCGGTAAAGCGATTGTGGATCTATTGGCCTAACCAAATTTATCCGATTGAGTTGATAACTTTGCGTTCCCGTTATTAGGCGACATCTTGCAACTTAGTTTCCCTACATGTGGAATAACTTATTGATTCTCAGTTGAGAAAATATGAAAAGGCAGCAACATTGAAGGATGAAAGACGACAATTTGTCGTCTAATCAGCGTTAGCTGATGAGAGTAATATGTTAGTTCGCAATTTGAAAGTCGATGATTTTGAAGACTTCGTTGGTAAAATGAGCGTGTCAGTTTTTCACACAACTACTCTAGAGAATTATAAATCTATACTGTCTTCTGGTGGGCTGCTCGCCAATTTAGATGGCTCACGAAGTTCGGTGTTTGGAAATTCAAACGGTTTCTTTCGTTTACGATCTTACGTGTCGTTTTTCTAAATCGCCACGATGGTATTGCATCAGGGGAGCAGTTGGCATTTCAGACAGAGCATGAACGAGCTTCTGAATAATTTGATAAGCAGCAAGATGCGCCTGCCAGACCGACATCGCATAGAAAAAGTAGCGTGCACAGACTGCGATGGTCATAAGGGCTAAGTTGAAATACAGACTTAGGGTTCTCTGGCCATTGCGCAATGCGACGTATAAGCTAATCCAAGCGGTGAGTTCTGCGAACACGCACAGCACTAATACTGGTATAAGTGATGTGCTTTTCTTGCCTTTTAAATAATGAAATGAGTACTTGAGTGACGCTCATCTTGTCCGTTAGATGCATAGATGACTTATTAATGGGAGGCATTCTCATTTAAGCATTATGTTAACAATAGCAATATCGGGAAATAAAAAGCGAATATCGGGAAACGTTTTGCGGTGGTGGCACTAGAAATTGAGCAGGAGAATAGAGCGAATCTGACATTAAAAACGAACACTCCACCAGTGGCGATGAAGTGCTCGAATACAACCATAGATTACAGAAGTTTTTTCAACGCCGCGTCCGCACAAGCCACATCCAGATGACCACCTGGTGCGCCCCCAACGCCCACGGCCCCAATCATCGCTTTGTTTAATTCCACAGGTACACCGCCAGCCAGGAACAGTAGGTTTTCATTCATATACTGCAAAGGCTGTAGGATTGGTTTCTCAGCGATTGTCTTCATTAAGTTGCCTGATGGTTGCTTCATACTTGTCACGGTAAATGCTTTCTTACGTGAGCTGTCTAGAGTATGGATACCCGCGCCATCAGCACGTAGCTGAGCTACAACGTTACCCGATAGATCAACGACAGTTGCAGACACTTTGTAGCCCTCTGCGCTGCATTGATTGACAGCCTCTTGTGCCAACTTAAAAGCAAACTGAGACGAAATTTGTGTCACTGAAACGGTCTTGTTATCCGCAGCTGAAGTGTTGAACGATAACGCTGCGAAACCGAGCGTTGCGGCGATTGATGCGATTTTGATTGTTTTCATGTTTTACTCCGTTAAGACATCATGTAGTTGATGGAGACCATCTTAACGAATGCTCAATTACACAAGGCTTTCCCAAACATTACAAAGCTGTAATGTTGGTTATATTCAGGCAAGGATGTTGATAGAGTATATTTCGAGCGCAGTACAAATAGAGCGATGGACAATAGATGAAACTACTTTTGATCGAAGATGATATGCATATCGCTAAGTTTTTGGTGAATGGATTCCAGCAAGAAGCGATGACTGTCACGCATGCAACCAATGGTATCGATGGGCTGCATGAGGCACAAACAGCAGACTTCGATGTGGTCATTCTCGATATCATGCTGCCGCTCAAGGATGGATTTGAAGTATTGACCGAACTCAGAGGACAAGGCCATACCGTGCCCGTTATCATTCTGAGCGCCAAACACTCCGTTGAAGAGCGAGTGAAAGGGTTGGAATCGGGGGCCGACGACTATCTGGTTAAGCCCTTTGCCTTTCCTGAGCTCCTCGCGCGTTGTCATACCTTGACTCGTCGTGGTAAACCAGCAGCAACACAATTATTAGCGCTCAGCTACGGCCCTTTAACTCTCGACCTACTCAAGCACACTTTAGAGCGGGATGGGCAGTCGATTGCTATTAATCAACGTGAGTTCATGCTGATGAAACTTCTGCTTGAGAATAAAGAAACTGTCATATCCAAAACCGCCATACTAGAGCATGTTTGGGGCCATCATTTTGATCCTCAAACCAACGTCGTTGATGTTCTGGTATGCCGACTAAGAAGTAAGGTAGACAAGGGCTTTGCGAGCCCTCTTATCCACACGTTGAGAGGAGTGGGCTATGTCCTCAAGTCATAATGTAAAGCAAGCGTTAAATAGAGCGCAAACCAACCTTTTGATGCGCTTCATGGCGATACTGTTGCTCTGCTTTATGGTGGTTGAAATCGCTGTCAGCGCGCTGTTCTTTCTCGATTTGTATCGGGTCGAAAAAAAGCTTCTTAATTCAATGGCGACTGAATATCAGAGAATTTTAACCTACGATTCGGCGCAACGTTTACACCATGTTCTAGAAGCGAACCCACAACGTTTACTCAGTAACAATATTGCTGCCTACATGGTTAAAAACACTGAGCTGGAAAGCCTTGAATTTGTCGCTGGCCGAACAGGCATTTCAACAGAACGACCGTTTTCTCACTATGTAATTGATGATAAGTTTTGGATAGAGGCGTTTTTTGTGAACCCTTATATGACACGCCAAATATCCGGTGAAGATTACTCATTCTGGCTCGTGTTAGATAACCAGTCTCGCTACTTTGTCGCTGTTAACCAATCCGCTATTACCTTTGCAGCACTAATTGTCCTGATTATTGTGACGACTCTATTCACACGTAAAGTCATTGTTGACGCAATGTCTCCCTTGGTGACGCTTGGTTCGCTCTTAGACAAACTCAAGCACGGCAAGTTGGACATCCCAGAGCTTCCCGAAAAGTCTCCGCAAGGCTTGGATGTGATCAATACGAGCGTCCACAACACTGTAGCCAGACTGCAGCACGTTACGACAACGTTAAACACGACTGTTGATGCTATTGCTCATGATGTTCGCACGCCTTTGTCACGTATCACACTCGCTGCCCAATCGGCGTTAATGAACGATGATGACCCACAAGCAATGAGTGATGCGCTTTCTGACTGCGCCGAACAAGCTATGCTCGCAAGCAATATGCTGACCACACTGATGAAGCTCAATGATGAAATCCTTGGAAAGCAACTGCCCAATTATGCACCGACCAATCTGTCAGAAGTGATTCATAATGTCGTTAGCTGGTATGAAGATGTAGCCGAAGAAAAGGAGATTGCCCTAGAGGCTATAGTGAGTGATGAGCTCAACATAGTGTCAGACCCAGATAAACTTATCCAAGTGCTGGTCAACTTAGTCGACAATGCCATTAAGTACACCAATCCAAAAGGCAAGGTAACCATCCAAGCAGAGCAAAGTCTGAATGGGGAAGCGGTGATCCAAGTGACCGATACGGGTATCGGTATCGAACCCAAATATCATGATCTGGTGTTTGAGCGTTTGTATCGAGTTGATAGCAGCCGCAGTAACATTAGTGGCTATGGACTTGGCCTTTCGTTCGCCGCAGCTATCGTCGATAACATCGGAGGAGCGATTCGTTTAAGATCAGAGCTTGGTGTCGGCTCAACCTTTATCATTACGCTCAGATTTCACTAGATATCTAGATTTATGGTCGCCCCTGTATTTACCATTAAAGAAGCTCGCTCATTTCTGGCACCTTGTCGGCTTGCGCTAGCAAGTATTCACATTGTGTTTGGATGAGTGAGACACACAGTTCTATGTGTTCACGCTCTCCATCATCGATTCCTTGAGCTTGGGTCAGTCGAACCGTTTCCTCTAGGGCATTGTTTATGGCGCCAACGGTTTCTACCATGATGGAAGCCATTTTGGTGCCTGAATAGCCGAGCAGAGCACCGAACTCAGCTAAATCATAGCTGGTGATAGGGCATTGGAAGTTACCTTTCGGCGGATTTTGAAAGTCTTCGCTTTGCCAATCGCCAATCGACATTGCAAGACATTGAGGGATACTGGCGGCACGCCCCTCATGAGTCGACAATTTACCGCTTCGTGAGTTGCGTTTTGCGCCCTCTTGAGCAATAGCTTCTATGTTGACGAGATCATAAAAAGGGGCCAGTTCAAGGCCTTTAGGGAGCACGAAAAAGCTAATATTTTTACCATGAGCATCGTAGTTTAGAGTGGCTAGATTAAAGAGCATCCATTGGGTAAGCTTTAGGTTAGTGATGACCGTGTCTATGGTCTTGACGTTGAGTAGGCGTGGAAAAGAAACGCCATCACGCATATACACGCCATCGCCTTCATCCCCATTCTGACGCTCGTATTTGTACCCTGGAGGTAAGTCAGTCGCCTGACAGCCATCAATCACGTGTTTTCGTTGAACGACATTACGCGCGTCGATATAGGCACGATCGAACCGCTCGATGATCAGTGTTCTAGTCTTCCC
Above is a window of Vibrio tubiashii DNA encoding:
- a CDS encoding methyl-accepting chemotaxis protein; its protein translation is MFKKLSLKNKLAISASAAIIIGGLLVEALSFNASLSRMDAEVEQRLESTTASYNQYVTDWLLSKERALTSLSQDVDKAAIVTHLQQVRHSAAFDNVFLAYPDGSQDNANGVVLPPGNDDPRQWGWYINAVADPSKVFMDNPTVAAATGANVVSLGKALTLHGQQVVLGADVEITDILNSMDKVILPGDGYMFIANEKGNIFTHKDTKLLNQSVSQLGLDFNTIQNAARSGHDESILIGGEEYVLYAQQIDGTALTTVTIINYGSLVAPLFDAVWGQVLATAIVVVVCTLLFNLLCSILFRPLNNVSQALEQIANGSGDLTQRIEVESGDEVGHLAHNFNIFVGSLQQLIGHIREQAHLINEQSDNNTQRSNSAVSEIHQQQQEITMVATAVTELASATREIASHAEQTAHAAQGSTVSTNDGQSLVQHTKGSINNLATELSEASSVISELDRHAQEISMVLSTIQGIAEQTNLLALNAAIEAARAGEQGRGFAVVADEVRVLSQRTHASTEEIKATIDTLQQTTTRAVSLMDSSSNLATTSVSDADQATKALGEIHEAVSLISDMATQIATAAEEQTHVTGEITQNIVSIKDVADELVINTQDSSQESIKLKRQAQELTDKVATFKLS
- a CDS encoding LysR family transcriptional regulator encodes the protein MESFEGINEFVSVAESGGFSAAAKQLGCSTSHVSRQVTRLEERLGVALLARSTRMVSLTESGQAYYQQCKELVIGLQQANEQLTTQQTQLSGTLRVSAAGAFSENYVAPALMQFAKQHPNLTIEINFNTSMVNFIEDGFDFAIRYGRLSDSGLVARKLVDRPMAAAASQSYIDHYGLPAHPEQLKRHSCIVANKDVWQFQKEGKPLDGVKVQGRWKSNNAYSVVQACEEGLGVAYLPKSSFNDAISSGRLVPILETYWGSGNSSWIVYQNRHFLPLRARLAIDFLLDHFAKWQE
- a CDS encoding GlcG/HbpS family heme-binding protein — its product is MKTIKIASIAATLGFAALSFNTSAADNKTVSVTQISSQFAFKLAQEAVNQCSAEGYKVSATVVDLSGNVVAQLRADGAGIHTLDSSRKKAFTVTSMKQPSGNLMKTIAEKPILQPLQYMNENLLFLAGGVPVELNKAMIGAVGVGGAPGGHLDVACADAALKKLL
- a CDS encoding type 1 glutamine amidotransferase domain-containing protein; this encodes MKKVLIIVTNHATLGETDQANGTYAPELTHALSELLGAGFDYDIASIKGGQAPLYGTDIEGDAVNAKVLADDDFQNRINNTIPVSQVNGDSYDAIFYPGGFGLLSDLASNEDFAKISAKHYEDGGIVAAVCHGPGALLPVTLSNGEKLLASKSVTGFTREEEIDFGTINDIPFLLEESLARGAARYSKVQPWQELVIVDDRVVTGQNPTSAYGVGKAIVDLLA
- a CDS encoding NAD(P)-dependent oxidoreductase, with the translated sequence MKILLLGANGRTGREILDRALLAGDSVTALVRSEDKLADIAHSQLSVHVGDVCDSNDLKKIIVGHDFVISTLGPRLPTKAACTVYSESAKAIVDAMQDCGVNRLLVTSTALLFPTNKWLDRILRFVARHNVRNANLMEETIRSSGLEWTIARVGFLNDKASIDYRQAEGSLPEGGRAISRAALANFLLSEAKQSVHVHNVVGISNK
- a CDS encoding helix-turn-helix domain-containing protein; translated protein: MLSLYTAYDVQMELKEFIKSARKNDKLSVQKMADLSGVPYATIRKFESTGNISLRQFLMLYETVGDLKKVKELTKSSKPEFKSIEDVLRHA
- a CDS encoding TetR/AcrR family transcriptional regulator, with protein sequence MVKTNIRNSLSQKRILQVAVKYADKHGIDSLNMRELAKLLNTGPMSIYHYFSNKEELLDEMVEWVAAKIPKPNPRDPWRKAITDIAIAAHHILMKHAWVNSIWSTQKLGPNKLMFMESILRVLREGGFSVPLACDAYHAIVIHIEGFTLHAVGFPVKAKDAQSVASAFLESVEEPELIPYFIEHVQHHVGQQSCGDQFGATLDMLLDGFEARFNHS
- a CDS encoding type II toxin-antitoxin system HipA family toxin, with the protein product MLKAALTVKRTLSTGEKVLVGKLVENSKQSFFQFDEAYLSGHSTSLAPFNLKPDTSLQVAPKEPHYGIHGVFGDSLPDGWGLYLMDRVFRQNGHNPKEVTALERLAYLGDRCMGALSYEPELDLLDESKESIDIITLGRAAIEEFEGTESALLEHLMNTGGSGGARPKMNVTRLANGQYSTLDDALGTKLIVKLTSEKFDLKHSESLVEYCYMQMARNVGIEVPDFHLIDAGHGRFWLEQERFDCTEQGGRIHMISACGLLDAPFREPSLDYVDLVKATRIMCSITESQKLIKRCMFNYLTVNQDDHSKNFSFLASDADNWTLSPFYDIVYSPNPYKEHMTAFGGNGRTPKSAMDQLAAQSGLSSKKAIMVMAEEIFETTRSFSHEAKHLGLSPNLIKEIDKGMVEKFKAL
- a CDS encoding response regulator → MKLLLIEDDMHIAKFLVNGFQQEAMTVTHATNGIDGLHEAQTADFDVVILDIMLPLKDGFEVLTELRGQGHTVPVIILSAKHSVEERVKGLESGADDYLVKPFAFPELLARCHTLTRRGKPAATQLLALSYGPLTLDLLKHTLERDGQSIAINQREFMLMKLLLENKETVISKTAILEHVWGHHFDPQTNVVDVLVCRLRSKVDKGFASPLIHTLRGVGYVLKS